In Thalassococcus sp. S3, the sequence GCAGAAGTGATGGCGGATGGCGACACGCTGACGGTTGCCAAGGAACGTCCGGACTGGCAGTCGCGGCTGGCCACACAGACCCCGCGCGCCATTCCGATGGATATGACTGGCATCGCCGCGGCGCCCGCTGCACCGTTCGACCATCCCGCGCTTGATCGTCTGTCGGGCCTGCGTCCGCTTTTTGAGATGACGGGCAACCGGTTAGAGACGGATCCCGGCGCCTGGGCCGATCTCTGGGCCAATCCCACGGTGCGCGCCCTGACCACGATCGGTGTTCCCGATGACTATAACGGCTTTCCGCTGTCGCAAACCGATCTGGGGATCGAGGACTGCCCGCATGCCCTTCACGTGGCGCTTGTCGAACGGCTGGCCCGCTTTGATCCAAGCTGCATCCTGGCCCTTCCCGGTCCCTCGCTTTCAGGCGGTGCTGTGCTGGCTGCGGGTAATCCCGCGCAGATCGAGCGGTTCTTCGCACCCTACCGCACGGGACCGCAGGGTACGTTCTTTGCCGTGACCGAACCGGATGTCGGATCGGACGCCTCGAACGGCAGCACGGTCGTGCGTGAAGCGGCGGATGGCAGCATGACCCTCAGCGGCACCAAGATGCTGGTGGGCGGGATCGCGCGGGCCCGCATCGGTCTGGTCTTTGCACGGATGGAGACGACAGGCCGCGCAGCCCTGGTGATGATCGAGCCTCAAGAGGTCGCCGACTACATCAGCATCGAAAGACTGCCGACCAACGGTCTTTGCGGTGCCGATCTGTGCCGGCTGGAGATGCATGACGTACCTGTCACCAACGACATGTTGTTGGGTGCCGCGTCATCCGGGGGCGGGTCCTTGCGTGACGGGTTCATGGCCATCAACGGCGTGTTCGAACGCTACCGCCCCGTCGTGGCAGCCCTCGCATTGGGCAATGCGCGCGGCATTCTGGACCGCTTGGAAAAGGCCAGTGCCTGCGGCGGCTTTGCCGATATGCAGACGCGTTATACGGCACTTCTGAACCGGCTGGCCCGCGTGCTCGAAGACTATGCGAATGGCCGGCCCCGCAGCCATCGCATCAGTGAGCTGAAGTTCCAGGCCATCGCCTTCTCGGACGAGCTGGTGATGCGCGTCGCGGCCGAGGCTCCGGGCGCGATGCTCTCCGACACGCTGCTGCGCCGCAAGATGCGCGACGCGAAGGCGTTCGAATACATGGAGGGCACGTCGAACATCCATCTTCTGAACGCGTTTCGGGCCTATGTGGCGGAGGTTCCGGCATGACCCTCCACCTTGATCCGCGCACGCTTGTCTCAGGTGAATTCGGGTGTCTGGAACCAGCGCAGCCCGAATGGCTGGACCAATATGATTATTGGGAGGATTTCAACGCCCGTTTCTTTCAGTCGAACGGTGCCGAATACCATCCGGATCGCCACAGCAACGTTCAATCCTGGCTCACCGCGCCTGACCGGGCGCCATACGCCGCGATGGCGGATGTTCTGCTGACCGAATTGCAGGGTCGCGCCGATCTTGGTGATGTCGATCTGGTGTTGATGGCGCATTGGATGCCGGATGTGCATCTGGGCACGTCGGTGACCAATTTCGCACTGCATAAGCTGGGTCTGGAGAACGGGTTCGGCTTTGCGATCTCGGATCGTGGACGCTCTGCGCCGCTCTTCGCGCTGCAATGTGCCGCGCGGTATCTGCGCGATGGCCGCAAAAAGGCGCTTTTGATGGTCATGGATCAAAAGCACCTGCTCTACCGCTCTGACGTCGTGGATGCCGTTCAACCCTCCAATTCCGGCAGTGTCATGGTGCTTGAAGCGGCAGGGCAGGGCGGTCTGGCCTATGTCGGTTATGAAAGGCGCACCGGGATTGGCGCGGCGGACACGGCACGCACGGTCGCTGAGATCTGCACCGAATACGGATTGGACCGTGCCGCCGTCACGGTCATCGCGGACCCCGACCTGACAGAGGCGCTGGCAAAGGACGGCCCGGTTCGCCAGCAGACCCCGCGCAAGCTCTGCTCGGCCCCGTTTGCCGCCCTTGCCGAAGCAGGCTCCACCATCGGGAACGTGATGCTTTTGACCCGGGATGCGGATGAGGTGAGCGCCGTTCTCTTTCGCAACGCGGAGGGCGTGGTATGAGGCTTTCGGTGCTTGCAACCCACATCCCCGCGGACCGCATCAGCACCGAGGACATCGTTGCCGCCGCGGATGGCAGCGTGGCAGAGGCGCGGGTGTTCCGCAGGATGTTCGGGGTCGATCACGTCGCTGCCATGCCCGAGGATCAGACGCTGAGCGATCAGTTCGAGCGGATCGTGATCGGGCTGGAAGCGGAGCACGACGGCACGCTTCCCGACGCGCTGATCTATGTCAGGGGGCAACCCGTTCAATATCCTCGCGGCCAGTCCCCCGTGGCGCGTCTCGCGCAGGAGCATCCCTTTCTGCGCGGCGTCATGCGGCAGTACGAGGTCGATCAGCACAATTGCGGCGGTCTGTTCTGGGCTCTGGATCTGGCGCGGACGCTTCTTGCCTCCGGGCTGGCCCGTGCGGTCGCGATCCTGGGCGGCGATTGCCATGCGGGTTTGCCTTTGGGCGACCGCTATGTGCCGGGCTGCACGCTGATGGGCGATGCCTTTTGCGGCATGGTGGTCGATCTGGAGGCCCAGGGCGACCAGGTCGCGCCGGTCACGCTTCGGACCCATCCCGAATTCGCCCGTGGCCGGTCGGGCACGGCCGCCGAGATGGGGGCCTTCTTCGCCGCCCATACCCGCATCGTGAGCGAAGCGCTATGCGATGCCGGGTTTGACTGGGCGGGCAAAGACACCCTTTTGCCCCATAACGTGAACCGTCTGGCCTGGCAGGATTTCTGTCGGCAGAGCGGTATCGAGACCGACCGCATCCGGCTGAGCCTGCTGCCGGACATCGGACATTGCTACATCTGCGACCCCTTCCTTTTGCTGGCCCAGGAACGCCTGCAAGGCCCCACCGCGCATGCGCAACCCACGCTGATTTCGGTCGGCATGGGCGGCTATGTCGGCGCCTGCAAGGTCACGTGCGCCGCAGCCCCAACGCCCCTGAGCCGTTCCCACATCACCCAGAAGGAGAGTGCCCCATGCACGCAACTCGCACCTTGCTGACCCATCTGTTGAGCCATGCCGCCGCCCGCGCGCCGCAAAGCCCGGCCATCGCTGATGACGATCTTGCACTGACCTATGGTGAACTGGCCGATGCCGCCGCCCGCATAGCCGCCCATCTTGCCGAGATCGGTGTTCAACCGGGCGATCGGGTCATCTTGTCGATGCCGAACTCCACCGCGTTCTGCGCCGCCTTCTGGGGCATCGTGTCGGCGGGTGCGGTCGCCGTACCGCTCAACCCCGGAACCAAATGCGCCAAACTGGCATTCGTTCTGGGCAATTGCCGCCCTGCCGCCGTCCTTGCCGATGATGTCACGGCGCAGACTGTGCGCGCGGCGATGGCCGAGGCCGGTCAGTCCCTTCCCGTCGTGGAAACCGGTCGCGACGCGGCACCGGGTTTGCTGGACCAACTGATCGCGCCGCAAGCCTCGGCACCCGACCTGAAGGTTCCCGCCGTTATCGACCAGGACCTGGCGACGATCATCTATACGTCCGGCTCGACCGGAGAGCCCAAGGGCGTGATGCTGTCGCATCTCAACATGACAAGCGCTGCCCGGTCTGTGGCACAATACCTCGGCTATCGGTCCGACGATCACATCTTTTGCGCCGTTCCGATGACCTTTGATTACGGTCTTCACCAACTGACGATGGCCGCTTTGACAGGCGCGTCGGTCCAGGCGGAGCCGTCCTTTGCCCAACCGTTCTTTGCGCTCAAGCGGATGCAGGATTGTGGCGCGACGGTCTTCCCTCTGGTGCCGACGATGGTGCCCCTGATCGCGCCGCTCGCCGACCGGTTTGATTTGAGTGGACTGCGTCTTGTTTCCTCGACTGCGGCGGCGTTGCACGCCGAGGTCATCGACCAGCTCCAGGAGATGCTTCCGCAGGCTACGGTCTTTTCGATGTATGGACTGACAGAGTGTCATCGCTGCACGTACCTGCCGCCTGATCAACTCGCCTCTCGCAAGACCAGCGTCGGACTGGCCATCCCCAATACCGAAATGTGGGTGGTCGACGAGGCAGGTCAGCGGCACCGGCATTCCGCCACCGGAGAGCT encodes:
- a CDS encoding acyl-CoA dehydrogenase family protein; its protein translation is MAGFSLNSAETARLRSVADRVGTPFYVYDAQALRDRVAALKAALPDVDFFYSLKANPNLSVVGVLTSAGTGAEVSSRLELETALAAGARPERILMVGPGKSADELERAVSLGIKAIVVESIEELADIDRLAAFEGRIQSVALRVNPDFQVSGARLAMSGRATQFGIDQSDLQRAVACVETLPHLRLAGLHIYMGTRILSEETLEQNTRQVLALAEELMPNLSWPLDFVDVGGGFGVPYYEDEQSLDLDKVGAVLRPVIDGFRSRNSQTRVAIELGRYMVAEAGLFVAGIRRVKTTKGENFAVCDGGSNVHSAAAGQGFMRRNFPVSLVPNGPRDAATAEKWTFTGPLCTPMDVIASAIEIPAPQEGDLICIHQSGGYGPSASPVDFLGFGAPAEVMADGDTLTVAKERPDWQSRLATQTPRAIPMDMTGIAAAPAAPFDHPALDRLSGLRPLFEMTGNRLETDPGAWADLWANPTVRALTTIGVPDDYNGFPLSQTDLGIEDCPHALHVALVERLARFDPSCILALPGPSLSGGAVLAAGNPAQIERFFAPYRTGPQGTFFAVTEPDVGSDASNGSTVVREAADGSMTLSGTKMLVGGIARARIGLVFARMETTGRAALVMIEPQEVADYISIERLPTNGLCGADLCRLEMHDVPVTNDMLLGAASSGGGSLRDGFMAINGVFERYRPVVAALALGNARGILDRLEKASACGGFADMQTRYTALLNRLARVLEDYANGRPRSHRISELKFQAIAFSDELVMRVAAEAPGAMLSDTLLRRKMRDAKAFEYMEGTSNIHLLNAFRAYVAEVPA
- a CDS encoding class I adenylate-forming enzyme family protein — protein: MHATRTLLTHLLSHAAARAPQSPAIADDDLALTYGELADAAARIAAHLAEIGVQPGDRVILSMPNSTAFCAAFWGIVSAGAVAVPLNPGTKCAKLAFVLGNCRPAAVLADDVTAQTVRAAMAEAGQSLPVVETGRDAAPGLLDQLIAPQASAPDLKVPAVIDQDLATIIYTSGSTGEPKGVMLSHLNMTSAARSVAQYLGYRSDDHIFCAVPMTFDYGLHQLTMAALTGASVQAEPSFAQPFFALKRMQDCGATVFPLVPTMVPLIAPLADRFDLSGLRLVSSTAAALHAEVIDQLQEMLPQATVFSMYGLTECHRCTYLPPDQLASRKTSVGLAIPNTEMWVVDEAGQRHRHSATGELVIRGSTVMKGYWQNPEATARRLRPGPFPGEQVLYTGDTCRLDEDGYLYFVGRSDDILKIGGEKVAPSEVEAVLVAHPDVREVCVLGEDHPVHGQICVAYVAATVDTDTLSAWCRARLDPHAVPARIVVHADLPRTQNGKIDRAALRAGPVLEPAE